A window of Candidatus Neomarinimicrobiota bacterium contains these coding sequences:
- the xerD gene encoding site-specific tyrosine recombinase XerD has translation MQKVLKEFLNYLKIERKLSDNTISSYKIDLERYVKYLKDIGINSFSLITTLTIQNYLKLLSEIGLMSSSIARNISSIRTFHRFLVDEGVTDKDPSELVQSPKLPKKLPTVLTIQEIDQIFQQIDTSTHIGLRDKAIIETLYSTGIRVSELTGMRTGDIFWEENVIRIIGKGSKERFVPFGEKAKVDLHRYIETTRRFYTRKRVSKDYLFLNFRGEPLTRIGVWKLIKKYVKMAGIKKKISPHVFRHSFATHLIEGGADIRAVQEMLGHADISTTQIYTHLDRKYLMEVHKKYHPRW, from the coding sequence ATGCAAAAAGTATTAAAAGAATTTTTAAACTATTTGAAAATTGAAAGAAAGCTTTCTGATAATACAATTTCTTCATATAAAATAGATTTAGAACGATATGTAAAATACCTCAAAGATATAGGAATAAATAGCTTTTCTTTAATTACAACTTTAACAATACAGAATTATTTAAAATTATTATCAGAGATAGGGTTAATGTCTTCAAGTATAGCAAGGAATATCAGTTCTATAAGAACTTTCCACCGTTTTCTTGTGGATGAGGGTGTAACAGATAAAGATCCATCAGAGCTTGTACAGAGTCCAAAGCTCCCTAAGAAGTTACCTACCGTATTAACAATTCAAGAAATTGATCAGATATTTCAGCAAATTGATACATCTACACATATAGGTTTGCGTGATAAGGCGATTATTGAAACTCTCTATTCTACGGGAATAAGGGTATCGGAACTGACAGGTATGAGAACTGGGGACATATTCTGGGAAGAAAATGTGATCAGAATCATTGGTAAGGGTTCAAAAGAGAGATTTGTACCTTTTGGTGAGAAAGCGAAAGTAGATTTACACAGATATATCGAGACAACAAGAAGATTCTATACAAGAAAAAGGGTGAGTAAAGATTATTTATTCTTAAATTTTAGGGGTGAACCATTGACGAGAATTGGAGTCTGGAAGTTGATAAAAAAATATGTGAAAATGGCAGGCATTAAAAAGAAAATTAGCCCTCATGTATTCAGACATTCATTTGCTACCCACCTTATTGAGGGTGGAGCTGACATTAGGGCTGTTCAGGAAATGCTCGGGCATGCAGATATATCGACAACTCAAATATACACTCATCTGGATAGAAAATATTTAATGGAAGTACACAAAAAATATCATCCGAGGTGGTAA
- a CDS encoding site-2 protease family protein has product MNLQEIILLIPPILLALTFHEYMHGYVAYKLGDPTPKMAGRLSLNPLIHLDPLGTIMLFIVRFGWARPVPVNPSYFRDPKRGMLYTSLAGPSANMVIALLSGLFLRILRGGFLEFLPDQILKPIAIMTILSIQINVALAIFNLLPIPPLDGSKIFFSLLPKRYEEVAFKYERYGSIILFGIIMISWGTGISIFGAIIYPFVDFFTRLFGGI; this is encoded by the coding sequence ATGAATTTACAGGAGATTATACTTTTAATTCCCCCAATATTACTTGCATTGACATTTCATGAGTATATGCATGGCTATGTAGCGTATAAATTAGGTGATCCTACCCCAAAGATGGCTGGAAGGCTAAGTCTTAATCCATTAATACATCTTGATCCGTTGGGAACAATAATGTTATTCATCGTTCGTTTTGGGTGGGCAAGACCAGTTCCAGTTAATCCTTCCTACTTTCGCGATCCAAAAAGAGGAATGTTATATACGTCTCTGGCAGGTCCATCTGCAAATATGGTAATTGCTCTGTTAAGTGGTTTATTCTTGAGAATATTAAGGGGAGGATTTTTGGAATTTCTCCCCGATCAGATTTTAAAGCCTATTGCTATAATGACTATTCTCAGTATTCAAATAAATGTCGCACTGGCGATTTTTAATCTTCTTCCAATACCACCCTTGGATGGTTCAAAAATATTTTTCAGTTTACTACCAAAAAGGTATGAAGAAGTAGCATTTAAATATGAAAGATATGGTTCAATAATTCTATTTGGTATAATTATGATAAGCTGGGGAACGGGTATTTCGATATTTGGTGCTATTATTTATCCTTTTGTTGATTTTTTTACGAGACTATTTGGAGGTATTTAA
- the ftcD gene encoding glutamate formimidoyltransferase, with product MVQLVECIPNISEGREKAAIDKIVNAIKSVNGVYVLDVYSDQDTNRTVITFVGNIDGIFKASFDCIKKAIELIDMRFHNGIHPRIGAVDVFPIVPITGVSINKCIEVSHRLAKMVSDELDIPVYLYEKSAQFPQRVKLENIRRGGYEKLAEKIIKPEWYPDYGKPVFVPKSGAIVMGVREPLIAYNINLNTKDKRIADEIAGEIRESGNAINQLAEGNKRRPGLFKSVKAIGWYREELGITQVSTNITDYRIAPLHKVYLEVERKAKEKGVELFGSEIVGLVPKEAIISAGLYFLGKSNEEKNSIQEKEIINAAVKGLCLNKWNMFKPEEKILEYKIEKITGIKI from the coding sequence ATGGTTCAGCTTGTTGAGTGTATACCGAATATTAGTGAAGGTAGAGAAAAGGCAGCCATTGATAAAATAGTAAATGCAATAAAATCTGTTAATGGGGTATATGTACTGGATGTCTATTCAGATCAGGACACAAATAGAACAGTAATTACGTTTGTTGGGAATATTGACGGTATTTTTAAGGCTTCATTCGACTGTATAAAAAAGGCAATTGAATTGATTGATATGAGGTTTCACAACGGTATTCATCCTCGGATAGGGGCGGTTGATGTATTTCCTATTGTTCCGATTACCGGGGTGAGTATCAACAAATGTATTGAGGTGAGTCATAGGCTTGCAAAAATGGTTTCTGATGAGTTAGATATACCCGTCTATTTATATGAGAAATCGGCTCAATTTCCACAACGAGTTAAACTGGAAAATATTCGAAGAGGGGGTTATGAAAAATTGGCCGAGAAGATAATAAAACCTGAGTGGTATCCTGATTATGGTAAGCCAGTTTTTGTTCCAAAAAGTGGTGCAATTGTAATGGGTGTAAGGGAACCTCTTATCGCTTATAATATAAATCTTAACACAAAAGATAAAAGGATAGCGGATGAAATTGCTGGTGAGATTAGGGAAAGTGGAAACGCTATAAATCAGTTAGCTGAAGGAAATAAGAGAAGACCTGGTTTATTTAAAAGTGTAAAAGCCATTGGATGGTATAGAGAGGAGCTGGGCATTACCCAGGTTTCAACAAATATTACCGATTATAGGATTGCTCCTCTGCATAAAGTATATCTTGAGGTTGAGAGGAAGGCAAAAGAAAAAGGGGTAGAGTTGTTTGGTTCGGAGATTGTTGGTCTGGTACCAAAGGAAGCTATAATCTCAGCGGGATTATACTTCCTCGGAAAGAGCAATGAGGAGAAAAATAGTATTCAAGAAAAAGAAATAATAAATGCTGCAGTAAAAGGTCTCTGTTTGAATAAGTGGAATATGTTTAAACCTGAGGAAAAAATTCTCGAATATAAAATTGAGAAAATAACTGGTATTAAAATTTAA
- a CDS encoding D-sedoheptulose 7-phosphate isomerase — MRNEIKSQLLDSAKVKKRLSVEYLDVIEEAAVTLLDCIKSGHKVLLCGNGGSAADAQHLAAEMVVRLRLDRKPIRAISLTTDTSLITAMTNDYGFEDLFARQVEALGDEGDVLIGITTSGNSENVIRAVKKAKQMGLKSIVLTGKGGGRINNLADIMIIVPSNDVQRIQESHITIGHILCDIMEKGLFG; from the coding sequence GTTTATCCGTAGAGTATTTAGATGTTATCGAAGAGGCTGCTGTAACATTATTAGATTGCATAAAGTCTGGTCATAAGGTTCTTTTATGTGGTAACGGTGGATCTGCAGCGGATGCTCAACATTTAGCTGCCGAGATGGTGGTTAGATTAAGGTTGGATAGAAAGCCTATCAGGGCTATTTCCCTTACTACCGATACAAGCCTTATTACAGCAATGACAAATGATTATGGGTTCGAAGATCTCTTTGCGAGGCAGGTAGAAGCATTAGGTGATGAAGGAGATGTACTTATTGGAATTACCACAAGCGGTAATTCAGAAAATGTAATAAGAGCTGTCAAGAAGGCAAAACAGATGGGTTTAAAAAGTATAGTTTTGACAGGCAAAGGGGGCGGCAGGATAAATAATCTGGCTGATATTATGATAATTGTGCCATCAAATGATGTACAAAGAATACAGGAATCCCATATAACCATTGGTCATATTTTGTGTGATATAATGGAAAAGGGTCTTTTTGGCTGA